A portion of the Bacillus thuringiensis genome contains these proteins:
- a CDS encoding glycosyltransferase family 4 protein yields MKKVVFICEALGGGVRRHLVDVLSNLDLDEYEVHVVHGTKRVDDVFLSAKNKLMKKGLYFYEVTEMVRELSIKNDIRATKSIIKILREIRPQIVHCHSSKAGAIGRIAAKICGIKRVYYTPHAYVFQNPNLSPKKKFVYKNIEKLLGFLTTKVLHVSKGEETFALEHKVISLNKSMVVYNGISFPAIDSKFPLKDCEEKLIIGTIARMDYQKNPWLFIRIAEQVIRENQNVEFVYIGDGEYFKAVFDYVQKNNLDKFIKLKGFHSNPDIELNRFDIFLSTSLYEGMPYSLIEALSYKKPIIATDVVGNNEIVLDDYNGYLFDKDNAEEGTQKILEIIKDPILYDKLSKNSHRTFEETFTIEKMLSSIEELYSQ; encoded by the coding sequence ATGAAAAAGGTTGTTTTTATATGTGAGGCGTTAGGTGGAGGAGTTAGGAGACATTTAGTGGACGTACTCTCCAATCTAGATTTAGATGAATATGAGGTACATGTTGTACATGGTACTAAGCGGGTAGATGATGTATTTCTATCGGCAAAAAATAAGCTTATGAAAAAAGGGCTTTATTTTTATGAAGTCACAGAAATGGTAAGGGAATTATCAATTAAGAATGACATAAGAGCTACAAAATCAATTATAAAAATACTAAGAGAAATTAGGCCACAAATTGTTCATTGTCATAGCTCTAAAGCAGGTGCAATAGGCAGGATAGCGGCAAAAATATGTGGGATAAAAAGGGTATACTATACACCACATGCATATGTATTTCAAAACCCAAATTTATCCCCAAAGAAAAAATTTGTATATAAAAATATCGAAAAATTATTAGGCTTCTTAACAACAAAAGTTCTTCATGTTTCAAAAGGTGAAGAAACATTTGCCTTGGAGCATAAAGTCATTTCATTAAATAAGTCAATGGTAGTATATAATGGTATTTCATTTCCCGCTATAGATAGTAAATTTCCTTTAAAAGATTGTGAAGAGAAATTGATAATAGGAACGATTGCGAGAATGGATTATCAAAAAAACCCATGGTTATTTATTCGTATAGCTGAACAGGTGATTAGGGAAAATCAAAACGTTGAGTTTGTGTACATTGGGGACGGAGAGTATTTTAAAGCAGTTTTCGATTATGTTCAAAAAAATAATTTAGATAAATTTATTAAATTAAAAGGATTTCATTCGAATCCAGATATAGAATTAAATCGCTTTGATATATTCCTATCTACCTCCTTATATGAAGGTATGCCTTACTCATTAATAGAGGCGTTATCATATAAAAAACCTATTATCGCGACGGATGTTGTAGGTAATAATGAAATAGTGCTTGATGATTATAATGGTTATCTTTTTGATAAAGATAATGCTGAAGAGGGAACACAAAAAATATTAGAAATTATAAAGGATCCTATATTATATGACAAGCTATCTAAAAATAGTCATAGGACATTTGAAGAAACCTTTACAATTGAAAAAATGCTATCTTCAATAGAAGAGTTATATTCCCAATGA
- a CDS encoding glycosyltransferase: MPEIALLIPVYNDQVGLNETLESLLKETKEKVDVVVVDDGSKEPINVPETMGIHHIIFIKSEVNKGIEHVLNLGLKYICDNGYTFVARIDAGDTIEPNRFYKQKQYMLDNPNYMLIGSNVRHTDMDGKEVFIERVPLSTEEIKKKMHINSCFPHPSVMFRTVIIEDIGVYHTDFPAAEDYEFFFRIMNKYEVSNLDEVLICKEINPNSISLSRRKRQLYSRIKIQKKYFNPLVLESYMGLVKSFILLIAPNKLIIGIKSLLSRSSN, translated from the coding sequence ATGCCAGAAATAGCATTATTAATTCCTGTATATAACGATCAAGTTGGTTTAAATGAAACCTTAGAATCTTTATTAAAGGAAACAAAAGAGAAGGTAGATGTAGTAGTTGTTGATGACGGTAGTAAGGAACCAATCAATGTTCCTGAGACTATGGGAATTCACCATATTATTTTTATAAAATCCGAAGTCAATAAAGGAATTGAGCATGTCTTAAATTTAGGATTAAAGTATATTTGTGATAATGGCTATACATTTGTTGCCCGGATAGATGCAGGAGATACAATTGAACCTAATCGATTTTATAAACAGAAACAATATATGTTAGATAATCCAAATTATATGTTGATAGGATCGAACGTAAGGCATACAGATATGGATGGTAAAGAAGTGTTTATAGAGCGTGTGCCGCTTTCAACAGAAGAAATAAAAAAGAAGATGCATATTAATAGTTGTTTCCCACACCCATCTGTTATGTTTAGAACAGTGATTATTGAGGATATTGGTGTATATCATACGGATTTTCCGGCAGCAGAAGATTACGAATTTTTCTTTAGGATAATGAATAAGTATGAGGTTTCAAATTTAGATGAAGTTCTCATTTGTAAAGAAATTAATCCTAATAGTATCTCATTAAGTAGGCGAAAGAGACAGTTATATAGCAGAATTAAAATTCAAAAAAAATATTTTAACCCCCTAGTTTTAGAAAGTTATATGGGATTAGTAAAATCTTTTATCTTGCTAATAGCTCCTAATAAACTAATTATTGGTATTAAGTCTTTACTAAGTAGATCTTCTAACTAA
- a CDS encoding transporter encodes MKRVVVISYWYYPENVARAFHVKGIVSSLIKDGYHVDLVLPKNAMYQEIGNKNLNNITLHQVKPGILLHKEKNRWDVNRNILNNSHSNLLTKGLKKLYDVLIWPDRTIEWAINAYRYVKKNKLHSNSMAMVTVGLPVSTHITGHLLKKDAPHLKWIADYGDPFSYNPDREIRKYDRFLESRILNNVDSIVIPTESAIDCYTSLGVNKSQIHVIPQLFEEEQGESNYEVDKDKFNIMYAGSFYRGIRSPVEFIHALSLASKRNRQIEFHYFGNVTALEEFLNMEGLDKEKLPIKINDFKSRSEILNIMRGMDLLINLNNKSTSQIPSKIIDYLYANKRILNIGNNLNELFDNVDNEKEEIADRLVEISLNPLEFNYDQLKKFYSYNLNSTKYLNLLK; translated from the coding sequence ATGAAAAGGGTAGTAGTAATCAGTTACTGGTATTATCCGGAAAATGTAGCTCGGGCCTTTCATGTGAAAGGGATAGTTTCCTCCTTGATAAAGGATGGGTATCATGTGGATTTAGTGCTCCCCAAAAACGCTATGTACCAAGAAATAGGTAATAAAAACTTAAATAATATTACCTTGCATCAAGTTAAACCAGGTATTTTACTTCACAAAGAAAAAAATAGATGGGATGTTAACAGAAATATATTAAACAATTCTCATAGTAACCTTCTTACTAAAGGATTAAAAAAATTATATGATGTACTTATTTGGCCAGATAGAACAATTGAATGGGCAATTAATGCTTACCGTTATGTGAAAAAAAATAAGTTACATAGTAATAGTATGGCCATGGTAACTGTGGGATTGCCGGTGTCTACCCACATTACAGGACATTTATTAAAAAAAGATGCTCCCCATTTAAAATGGATAGCTGATTATGGTGATCCATTCTCTTATAATCCGGATCGGGAAATAAGAAAATATGATAGATTTCTGGAATCAAGGATACTTAATAATGTAGATTCTATCGTTATTCCAACGGAAAGTGCGATAGATTGCTATACTAGTTTAGGAGTAAATAAATCGCAAATTCATGTTATTCCCCAACTATTTGAGGAGGAGCAAGGGGAAAGTAATTATGAGGTAGATAAAGATAAATTCAATATAATGTATGCAGGATCTTTTTATAGAGGTATACGCAGTCCGGTGGAGTTTATTCATGCGTTATCTTTAGCTAGTAAGAGGAATAGACAAATAGAATTTCACTATTTTGGGAATGTGACAGCTTTAGAAGAATTTTTAAATATGGAAGGATTGGATAAAGAAAAACTTCCTATTAAAATTAATGATTTTAAAAGTAGAAGTGAGATTCTTAATATTATGAGGGGAATGGATTTGTTAATTAATTTAAATAATAAAAGTACAAGTCAAATTCCAAGTAAAATTATTGATTACCTCTATGCTAACAAACGGATTTTAAATATTGGGAACAACCTAAATGAATTATTTGATAATGTAGATAATGAGAAGGAAGAAATTGCTGATAGATTAGTAGAAATTAGTTTAAATCCGTTAGAATTTAATTATGATCAATTAAAGAAATTTTATAGTTATAATTTAAATTCTACAAAATATTTAAATTTATTAAAATAG
- a CDS encoding glycosyltransferase: MKILYLVNMDPQNKTGLFNATHKRIKLNDNKVDSEKYCINFYDGIVLKLLKKLLKKKIYQKEGEYFIYEDIKYRKLFLKNTITKKVLEKLGIDFLVYLEVILRNKVKIQEFDMVSAHWGHTQGSLAYYIKRFLGIPYALTLHGSDIHTMPKQSANLKKVIVRNLEYADENIFVSEYLQKEARDLGYCGNNFSIVYNGIDREKFYPVCSKKKSELRAKYGLEGYSVGYIGNLVEVKRVDKIPQIYKELNKITEDEFTFLIIGDGDLKQEMERKFNEIDAKFLFAGKVAPQEVVDYLSVMDVLILPSRQEGLGSVLLEAQACGIPVIGSSNGGIPEVIIDKTCIIKDDQYFEEKLAEKILSIFKNKYSINLPNDWLNNFDWDKNGEKELNLYKNIINGK, encoded by the coding sequence ATGAAGATTTTATATTTAGTTAATATGGATCCTCAAAATAAAACCGGATTATTCAATGCAACTCATAAGAGAATTAAGTTGAACGATAATAAGGTTGATAGTGAAAAATATTGTATAAATTTTTATGATGGAATAGTATTGAAATTATTGAAAAAATTATTGAAGAAAAAAATTTATCAAAAAGAGGGTGAGTATTTTATATATGAAGATATAAAATATAGAAAACTCTTTTTGAAGAATACGATTACGAAAAAGGTTTTAGAAAAGTTAGGAATAGACTTTTTAGTTTATTTAGAGGTGATTTTAAGAAATAAGGTAAAAATACAAGAGTTTGATATGGTAAGTGCTCATTGGGGGCATACTCAAGGAAGTTTAGCTTACTATATTAAGCGCTTTTTGGGGATTCCATATGCATTGACATTGCATGGTAGTGATATTCATACTATGCCTAAACAAAGTGCGAATTTAAAAAAAGTAATTGTTCGAAACCTAGAATATGCGGATGAAAATATTTTTGTGAGTGAGTATTTACAAAAAGAAGCTAGAGATCTTGGCTATTGTGGGAATAATTTTTCAATTGTATATAATGGTATCGATAGAGAAAAATTTTATCCAGTGTGTTCAAAAAAGAAGAGTGAATTAAGAGCTAAGTATGGCCTTGAAGGGTATTCAGTGGGTTATATTGGTAATTTAGTTGAAGTGAAAAGGGTCGATAAAATTCCTCAAATATATAAAGAACTCAATAAAATTACTGAAGATGAATTTACTTTTCTCATTATAGGCGACGGAGATTTAAAGCAAGAGATGGAAAGAAAATTTAATGAAATTGATGCTAAATTTTTGTTTGCTGGAAAGGTAGCACCTCAAGAGGTAGTTGACTATCTTAGTGTAATGGATGTATTAATTTTACCTAGTCGTCAGGAAGGATTGGGGTCAGTTTTATTAGAAGCACAAGCGTGCGGTATACCTGTAATTGGAAGTAGTAATGGTGGAATTCCGGAAGTAATTATTGATAAAACTTGTATTATAAAAGATGATCAATATTTCGAAGAAAAATTGGCTGAAAAAATTTTATCTATTTTTAAAAATAAATACAGTATAAACCTCCCTAATGATTGGCTAAATAATTTTGACTGGGATAAAAATGGTGAAAAAGAATTAAATTTATACAAGAATATTATAAATGGAAAGTAA
- a CDS encoding flippase, whose product MKSIALRSKNLFGKIKLVTNKAMEKGFVHLLSANFLLQIAGFGGQIFLTRILSVEDIGRLKVLQSFLSNLTIIAGLGLNVAILKMCSEKISIQQKQRLFEDGFKVTAIFSVLITVLTFIIAGFGGFSSDIKINNLMKIYAFQIPFLSISAYFVAYLQSQKKIHLMSNVQSISKIVVVIISILGAYIYGMTGYIITLVIALSLTTLLFVPFIKSELQSIKYKRIDKGLIAKPLKLGSYSFITNLLGQLILTFNVLILNYMNVDPKEVGYYGIAQLIITSMMIIPNTLNQLMIPYISEQTDNRVQIKKMLKKFESRMLMITALLCTSTFFIIPLIMPMIFGKEYVNSVPYFQVLVIGLFFWSIYSPKGITLLSIGRVDLNFKVSCISFGFNIILNFILIYKFGALGAAIATTATYFITIFINRIYFKKV is encoded by the coding sequence ATGAAATCGATCGCATTGCGGAGCAAAAACCTATTTGGAAAAATTAAATTAGTAACTAATAAAGCTATGGAGAAAGGCTTCGTACATCTTCTTAGTGCGAATTTTTTGCTACAAATAGCGGGATTCGGAGGGCAGATATTTTTAACAAGAATTTTATCTGTTGAAGACATTGGAAGATTAAAGGTATTGCAATCTTTTTTAAGTAATTTAACAATTATAGCTGGATTAGGATTGAATGTTGCCATATTAAAAATGTGTTCTGAAAAAATTAGTATACAGCAAAAGCAGAGATTATTTGAAGATGGTTTCAAGGTAACGGCAATTTTCTCGGTACTTATTACTGTATTAACCTTCATTATAGCTGGATTCGGAGGTTTTTCATCGGATATCAAAATAAATAATCTAATGAAAATTTATGCTTTTCAAATACCGTTCCTTTCTATAAGTGCGTATTTTGTCGCTTACTTACAATCTCAGAAAAAAATTCATTTAATGTCTAATGTACAAAGTATCTCTAAAATTGTTGTAGTAATAATAAGTATTTTAGGAGCATACATTTATGGAATGACAGGCTACATAATTACTTTAGTAATTGCATTATCATTAACCACATTATTATTTGTACCTTTCATTAAATCTGAGTTGCAATCCATAAAATATAAGCGAATAGACAAAGGATTAATCGCGAAGCCATTAAAATTAGGTAGCTATTCGTTTATTACAAATTTATTAGGTCAATTAATACTCACATTTAATGTCCTTATTTTAAATTACATGAATGTGGATCCAAAAGAAGTAGGTTATTATGGTATAGCGCAGCTTATAATCACTTCTATGATGATTATTCCTAATACGCTAAATCAACTAATGATACCGTATATATCTGAGCAGACAGATAATAGGGTTCAAATAAAAAAGATGTTGAAAAAATTTGAGAGTAGAATGTTGATGATAACGGCGTTATTATGTACATCAACATTCTTCATAATACCGTTAATAATGCCAATGATATTTGGAAAAGAGTATGTGAATTCAGTACCTTATTTTCAAGTACTTGTAATAGGATTGTTCTTTTGGAGTATTTATTCACCTAAAGGAATCACATTACTTAGTATAGGGCGAGTTGATTTGAACTTTAAAGTGAGTTGCATTTCTTTTGGCTTTAATATAATCCTTAATTTCATATTAATTTATAAATTTGGAGCGTTAGGCGCAGCTATAGCGACAACAGCTACATATTTTATAACCATTTTCATCAATAGAATTTATTTTAAAAAAGTATAA
- a CDS encoding sugar transferase, translating into MEERGLIHKSVEKEISVVKKTSIFHAFFKRTLDIIGAIVGLIVFSPFFIIIPILYMRGDAKGPVFFRQSRIGKDGKVFGIYKFRSMVVNAEEKLEKNEVLYKKYVDNNYKLEPEEDPRITNIGRFLRRTSLDELPQFINVLKGDMSLVGPRPVIQEELKEYGSKTSEFLSVSPGLTGYWQVSGRSDVGYPERVDIELYYVYNQSLKLDIIILFKTVLLVVLRKGAY; encoded by the coding sequence TTGGAAGAAAGAGGATTAATACATAAATCTGTGGAGAAAGAAATAAGTGTAGTGAAAAAAACATCAATTTTCCATGCATTTTTTAAAAGGACACTGGATATTATAGGTGCTATTGTTGGTTTGATAGTATTTTCTCCATTTTTTATTATAATTCCTATCCTTTACATGCGTGGGGATGCAAAAGGACCAGTTTTCTTTAGACAATCCAGAATTGGTAAAGATGGTAAAGTATTTGGTATCTATAAATTCCGTTCTATGGTAGTTAATGCAGAAGAGAAATTAGAAAAAAATGAAGTTCTATATAAGAAATATGTAGATAATAACTATAAGCTTGAGCCAGAGGAAGATCCACGTATTACAAATATAGGGCGTTTTTTACGAAGAACAAGTTTAGATGAACTACCACAGTTTATTAATGTCCTTAAAGGTGATATGAGTTTAGTTGGTCCAAGACCAGTAATTCAGGAGGAATTAAAAGAATACGGCTCTAAAACTTCAGAGTTTTTATCTGTAAGTCCTGGTTTAACAGGTTATTGGCAAGTGAGTGGTAGAAGTGATGTAGGATACCCAGAAAGGGTGGATATAGAATTATATTATGTATACAATCAATCTTTAAAATTAGATATTATTATCTTATTTAAAACAGTTTTATTGGTCGTATTACGTAAAGGTGCTTATTAA
- the bpsC gene encoding UTP--glucose-1-phosphate uridylyltransferase BpsC has protein sequence MKKVRKAIIPAAGLGTRFLPATKAMPKEMLPIVDKPTIQYIIEEAIESGIEDIIIVTGKGKRAIEDHFDHSFELEQSLLEKGKYEMLEKVQASSKINIHYIRQKEPKGLGHAVWCARKFIGNEPFAVLLGDDIVQAETPCLRQLMDQYEGTQSSVIGVQTVPENETHRYGIIDPIEQSDRRYQVRQFVEKPAQGTAPSNLAIMGRYVLTPEIFMFLENQQTGAGGEIQLTDAIQRLNEIQRVFAYDFEGTRYDVGEKFGFIKTTIEMALQHKELKDELLEYMTELIKIENIHV, from the coding sequence TTGAAAAAAGTAAGAAAAGCAATTATCCCAGCTGCTGGTCTTGGGACAAGATTTTTACCAGCAACGAAGGCGATGCCGAAAGAAATGTTACCTATCGTTGATAAACCAACAATTCAATACATAATAGAAGAAGCAATTGAATCAGGAATTGAAGACATTATTATTGTTACTGGAAAAGGAAAACGTGCCATTGAAGATCATTTCGATCACTCTTTTGAATTAGAACAAAGCCTTTTAGAAAAAGGGAAGTATGAAATGCTTGAAAAAGTACAAGCTTCCTCAAAAATAAATATTCATTACATAAGACAGAAAGAACCAAAAGGGCTAGGACACGCAGTATGGTGTGCGCGTAAGTTTATTGGAAATGAGCCGTTTGCAGTATTACTTGGTGATGATATTGTTCAAGCAGAAACGCCATGTTTACGTCAATTAATGGATCAATATGAAGGTACACAGTCGTCAGTTATTGGTGTACAAACAGTGCCTGAAAACGAAACACATCGTTACGGTATTATCGATCCGATTGAACAAAGTGATCGCCGTTATCAAGTACGTCAATTTGTGGAGAAGCCAGCTCAAGGAACTGCACCATCAAATTTAGCAATTATGGGACGTTACGTATTAACGCCAGAAATCTTTATGTTCCTTGAAAATCAACAAACAGGTGCGGGTGGAGAAATCCAATTAACAGATGCGATTCAACGTTTAAATGAAATTCAGCGTGTATTTGCTTATGATTTTGAGGGAACTCGTTATGATGTTGGTGAGAAGTTTGGGTTTATTAAAACGACAATTGAGATGGCGTTACAACATAAAGAATTAAAAGATGAATTATTGGAGTATATGACTGAACTTATAAAAATAGAAAATATACATGTGTAA
- a CDS encoding tyrosine-protein phosphatase yields MIDLHCHILHGIDDGAQTVKDSLAMAQQAVSEGIHTIVATPHHQNGKYINERTSIIHHVKQLNDELQQHNIPLTILPGQEVRLYGDLLEDYEADKIVTLNETNKYIFIEFPSNHVPRYAEQLLYELRVKGMIPIIVHPERNAELIERPDKLYNLVNKGALTQVTAGSLLGKFGKKIKKFSLQLVEHNLTHMVASDAHNTTSRGFHLVESYELIEKEFGMNVMSDLKENPYLLISGKAIYKEDPEQIRRKKLFGIF; encoded by the coding sequence ATGATTGATTTACATTGTCACATTTTACATGGCATTGATGACGGTGCACAAACAGTAAAAGATAGTTTAGCAATGGCACAACAAGCCGTATCAGAAGGAATACATACAATTGTCGCAACGCCGCACCATCAAAATGGTAAATACATAAATGAACGTACCTCGATTATTCATCACGTAAAACAACTAAATGATGAACTACAACAACATAATATTCCACTTACCATTTTACCTGGGCAAGAGGTCAGGTTATATGGTGATTTATTAGAAGACTATGAAGCTGATAAAATCGTTACTTTAAATGAAACAAATAAATATATATTCATTGAATTTCCATCGAATCACGTACCTCGTTATGCCGAACAATTATTATACGAATTACGTGTAAAGGGAATGATTCCAATTATTGTTCATCCAGAACGTAATGCCGAGTTAATCGAGCGGCCAGATAAGTTATATAACCTTGTAAATAAAGGTGCATTAACACAAGTGACAGCAGGTAGTTTGCTTGGGAAATTTGGTAAAAAGATTAAAAAATTCTCACTACAGCTTGTGGAACATAATTTAACACATATGGTTGCTTCAGATGCACATAACACGACATCGAGAGGATTTCATTTAGTGGAAAGCTATGAACTAATTGAGAAAGAATTCGGAATGAATGTTATGAGTGATTTGAAAGAAAATCCGTACTTATTAATTAGCGGGAAGGCAATTTACAAAGAAGATCCAGAACAAATTCGTCGTAAAAAATTGTTCGGTATTTTTTAA
- a CDS encoding CpsD/CapB family tyrosine-protein kinase yields the protein MALNLFKKKKNHRQRRQLIAHQQPKSPISEQYRNIRTNIEFAAIDTNLHSLMVTSANPSEGKTTTTANMAVVFAQQGKKVLLIDADMRKPAMHQMFQVDNIFGLTNVLTHSERLEKCVQTTLVDNLHFLACGPIPPNPAELLGSKSMKELLGQAYSMYDLVIFDMPPILAVTDAQIMANVCDASILVVRSESTEKETAVKAKGLLESAKGKLLGVVLNDREREQGLYYYYGAN from the coding sequence TTGGCTCTTAATTTATTTAAAAAGAAAAAGAATCATCGTCAACGTCGTCAATTAATTGCTCATCAACAACCGAAATCACCGATTTCAGAACAATATCGTAATATTCGAACGAATATTGAATTTGCAGCTATTGATACGAATTTACATTCATTAATGGTCACTTCTGCAAACCCTAGCGAAGGAAAAACAACGACAACAGCGAATATGGCAGTTGTTTTTGCTCAACAAGGAAAAAAAGTATTATTAATTGATGCAGATATGCGTAAACCAGCGATGCATCAAATGTTCCAGGTAGATAATATTTTCGGGTTAACGAATGTATTAACACATAGTGAACGTTTAGAAAAATGTGTGCAAACAACTTTAGTTGATAATCTACACTTTTTGGCATGTGGTCCAATCCCACCAAATCCAGCAGAATTATTAGGTTCAAAATCAATGAAAGAACTTCTTGGACAAGCATACAGCATGTACGACTTAGTGATTTTTGATATGCCGCCTATTTTAGCTGTAACGGATGCACAAATTATGGCAAATGTATGTGATGCTTCCATTCTTGTTGTTCGTAGTGAATCAACAGAGAAAGAAACAGCAGTAAAAGCAAAAGGGTTATTGGAGTCTGCAAAAGGTAAATTGTTAGGTGTTGTTTTAAATGACCGTGAACGTGAACAAGGCTTATATTATTATTATGGCGCAAACTAA
- a CDS encoding YveK family protein, which translates to MEETINLKELFHILKKRLAMILVIAFGVAIVSAIISFFFMTPIYQSSTQILVNQKKQEGAAIQYNEVQTNIQLTNTYKVIIKSPVILDQVKEKLGLNITVQELNKKIEVANEKDSQVVAVTAQDKDPKLARDIANTTAEVFKGEVAKIMSVDNVTVLSKAEVAENLSPIKPRPMLNVAIAFVVGLIASVGLAFLLEYLDNTVKKEEDVESLLGLPVLGIVARMDEETMNVKSHAPSSRKVRGQTIGS; encoded by the coding sequence ATGGAAGAAACAATTAATCTAAAAGAATTATTTCATATCTTAAAAAAACGTTTAGCAATGATCCTCGTAATTGCGTTTGGTGTAGCTATAGTAAGTGCTATCATTAGCTTCTTCTTTATGACACCAATCTATCAATCTTCGACGCAAATTCTTGTTAACCAGAAGAAGCAAGAAGGGGCAGCAATTCAGTACAATGAGGTACAAACAAATATTCAATTAACAAATACATATAAGGTTATTATTAAAAGTCCTGTTATTTTGGATCAAGTGAAAGAAAAGTTAGGTCTAAATATTACAGTACAAGAGCTAAATAAGAAAATTGAAGTAGCTAACGAGAAAGACTCACAAGTAGTGGCGGTAACGGCGCAAGATAAAGATCCCAAGCTAGCTCGTGATATTGCTAATACAACTGCAGAAGTGTTTAAAGGTGAAGTTGCTAAAATTATGAGCGTTGATAACGTAACAGTATTATCAAAAGCAGAAGTTGCAGAAAATCTATCTCCAATTAAACCGCGTCCAATGTTAAATGTGGCAATTGCTTTCGTTGTTGGTTTAATAGCTTCAGTTGGTCTTGCGTTCTTACTAGAATACTTAGATAACACAGTGAAAAAAGAAGAGGATGTAGAGAGCTTACTTGGATTACCAGTGTTAGGTATTGTTGCTCGTATGGATGAAGAAACAATGAACGTGAAATCACACGCTCCATCATCAAGAAAAGTGAGGGGACAAACAATTGGCTCTTAA
- a CDS encoding CpsD/CapB family tyrosine-protein kinase: protein MFGRKKRKPLRQLITHKEPKSRITEQYRNIRTNIEFTSVDNHVRSIIVTSADPGDGKTTTIANLAVVFGQQGKKVLLIGADLRKPTIQNLFAVHSSNGLTNLLSGQAKLMQCIQKTDIENVYLMAAGPIPPNPAELLGSRAMDEALLEAYNMFDIILIDTPPVLAVTDAQILANKCDGIVLVVRSEKTEKDKIVKAKQILDKASGKILGVVLNDKREEKEQYGYY, encoded by the coding sequence ATGTTCGGGAGAAAGAAAAGAAAACCATTACGACAATTAATTACACATAAAGAGCCTAAATCGCGTATTACAGAACAATACCGTAACATTCGTACAAACATTGAGTTCACATCTGTAGATAATCATGTTCGTTCTATTATTGTTACTTCAGCAGATCCAGGTGATGGGAAAACAACAACAATCGCAAACTTAGCAGTTGTTTTCGGACAACAAGGAAAGAAAGTTTTATTAATTGGAGCTGACTTGCGTAAGCCGACGATACAAAACTTATTTGCCGTTCATAGTTCAAATGGGTTAACAAACCTATTATCAGGACAAGCAAAACTTATGCAATGCATTCAAAAAACAGATATAGAGAACGTATACTTAATGGCAGCAGGTCCAATCCCGCCAAACCCAGCAGAACTATTAGGGAGCCGGGCGATGGATGAGGCATTGCTAGAAGCATATAACATGTTTGATATTATATTAATCGACACACCACCTGTCCTTGCGGTTACGGATGCACAAATACTTGCGAATAAATGTGATGGAATCGTACTCGTTGTGCGAAGTGAAAAGACAGAAAAAGATAAAATCGTAAAAGCGAAACAAATACTAGATAAAGCATCAGGCAAAATACTTGGAGTCGTTTTAAACGATAAAAGAGAAGAAAAAGAGCAGTATGGTTATTACTGA
- the fabZ gene encoding 3-hydroxyacyl-ACP dehydratase FabZ: MLNIEQIKEIIPHRYPFLLVDKILEVDEGKRAVGIKNVSANEEFFNGHFPDYAVMPGVLIVEALAQVGAVAVLKKEENRGRLAFFAGIDNCRFKKQVRPGDQLRLEVEMTRVRGPIGKGKAIATVDGEVACEAEITFAIGDKKE, translated from the coding sequence ATGCTAAATATAGAACAAATTAAAGAAATCATTCCTCACCGCTATCCATTTTTACTTGTTGATAAAATATTAGAAGTAGATGAAGGAAAAAGAGCGGTTGGGATTAAAAATGTATCCGCAAACGAAGAATTCTTTAACGGACACTTCCCTGACTATGCAGTTATGCCTGGTGTACTTATTGTAGAAGCATTAGCACAAGTCGGAGCAGTTGCAGTATTAAAGAAAGAAGAAAACCGCGGAAGACTTGCTTTCTTTGCAGGTATCGACAATTGCCGTTTCAAAAAACAAGTACGCCCAGGTGATCAGCTTCGCCTAGAAGTAGAAATGACACGCGTACGCGGCCCGATTGGAAAAGGAAAAGCAATCGCAACAGTAGATGGTGAAGTTGCATGTGAGGCAGAAATTACATTTGCGATTGGTGATAAAAAAGAATAG